In the genome of Pseudonocardia cypriaca, the window ACGCCCTGCAGTGGCGCAAGAGCAGGGCGAGCAATCCCAGCGGGAACTGCGTCGAACTGGCAGAACTCGCAGGTGGCGATGTCGCGCTGCGCAACTCGCGGTTCCCGGCGGGCCCGGTGCTCGTCGGCACCCGCGCCGCGGTCGCGGACTTCGTGCGCGCCGCGCGGAGGGGGGAGCTCGACGATCTCGCGAGCTGAACGAGCATCTGCGCACGCTTGCCGTACGTGCCGATGCACGGCAGAGTGAGTGTGCTCACTACAGTGCGCACCCACGTGAACGCGAGCGAGACACACTCCCGGGGGAACCTGATGATCGTCGTGCCCGACGACGCGGAATCCGGGTCGATCGACCAGGCCGCTCTCGACCGTGCCGGCGGTCGCACTCCCAAGGGACCGACAGGCCCCACCGTGCTCCGCATCGGACTCGGTGGGGCACTGCGTCGCAGACGTGAGGCCGCGGGCGTCACCCGCGAGCGCGCGGGTGAGGCCATCCGCGCCTCGCCCGCCAAGATCAGCCGTCTCGAGCTGGGGCGCGTCGGGTTCAAGGAACGCGACGTCGCCGACCTGCTCACCTGCTACGGGGTGCGTGACCCCGCCGAGCGGGCGCAGTTCCTCGACCTCGCCAGGCAGGCCAACACCCCCGGCTGGTGGCACCGCTACGCCGACCTGCTGCCCAGCTGGTTCGAGACCTACCTGGGCCTCGAGCAGGCCGCGTCGGTGATCCGGAACTACGAGCTCCAGTTCGTACCCGGGCTGCTGCAGACCCGCGACTACGCCCGTGCCGTCACGATGCTCGGCCACACCGACCCGGTGGAGGTCGAGCGCCGCGTCGAGCTGCGGATGCAGCGCCAGGCGCTGCTCACCGGCCCCCACCCGCCCACGCTGTGGGCGGTGGTCGACGAGGCGGCGCTGCGGCGCTCGCTGATGGGCCGCGAGCAGAGCCGGGCCCAGCTCACGCATCTGATCGAGATGAACGAGCTGCCCAACATCTCGCTGCAGGTGGCCCCGTTCTCCTACGGCGGCCACGCCGCGGCGGGCGGGCCGTTCGCGATCCTGCGCTTCGCCGAGCCGGACCTGCCCGACATCGTCTACCTCGAGCAGCTCACCAGCGCGCTCTACCTGGACAAACGCGCCGACGTGGAGCATTACGCTGCCGTGATGGACCGGCTCTGCGCGCAGGTGGAGCAGCCGGACCGCACGGAGGAGATCCTCACCCGGATCCGCTCCGAGATCTAGTGGCAAGTGCGGTGGACACGAACGTTGCCGGGGTGGAACGCGGCGAGGCGGCGCCTGGGCGTGCGAGGACCCGGTGAACGTTCGTCGCCGCCGCACTAGGCTCGCCGCATCAGACGCAAGTTGAAGTCGCCGCTTCCGCAGCGGCACGGGCTCGACCCGGTGCGCCTGCGGACGCCGGCGGACACCCCCGACGGCCCGCGGTGGGCCACCATGCGTGACCACCTGGTCGAGCGGCTCCCCCGGGTCGACCCCGCGCGGATCGACGCCATGCTCCGGGAGGAGCGCATCGTCGACCGCAGTGGACCGATCGCGCCGGACGCGCCGTTCGTGCCGGAAGAGTTCCTGTGGTTCCACCGGGACCTCCCCGACGAGGCACCGGTCCCGTTCGAGATCGGGATCGTGCACCGCGACGACGACCTGGTCGTCGTCGACAAACCGCACTTCCTCGCCACGATCCCGCGCGGGAGCCACATCCTCGAGACCGCGCTCGTGCGCCTGCGCCTCGAGCTGGACCTGCCGGCGCTCTCGCCCGCCCACCGCCTCGACCGTCCCACCGCGGGCCTGCTCATGTTCGTGGTGCACCGGGAGCGGCGCGGTGCCTACCAGACGCTGTTCCGCGACCGGCGGGTCCGCAAGACCTACGAGGCCGTCGCGCGCCACGACCCGGCTCTCACCCTGCCCCGCACCGTGGAGAGCCGGATCGTGAAGGAACGCGGGATCATCCGGGCGTACGAGGAGCCGGGCCCGGTCAACGCGGTCACGCACGTCGAGCTGATGGCCCACCGGGACGGGCTCGCCCGCTACCGGCTCACCCCCGAGACCGGCCGCACCCACCAGCTGCGCGTGCACATGAACCGGCTCGGCGTCCCCATCCTGGGCGACGACTTCTACCCCGAGCTCACCGAGAAGCCGCTCGACGACTTCCGGCGTCCCCTGCAGCTGCTCGCGTCCGAGCTGGAGTTCCGCGACCCGTTCAGCGGCACGATGCGCCGGTTCACCACCCGCCTCGAGCTGCGAGCATGGACCTCCTACGAGCAGTGGGCATCGCAGCATCACGCATCACCTGGAACGAGAACGGAAGGACGTACGTGACCGCCACCCGGGCCAGCACCGCCACCGGCGCAATCCAGTTCCCGCAGGGGTTCCTGTGGGGCTCCGCAACCGCCTCCTACCAGATCGAGGGGGCTGTCGCGGAGGGCGGGCGCACGCCGTCGATCTGGGACACCTTCTCGCACACCCCGGGACGCGTCGACCGCGGTGACACCGGGGACGTCGCCGTCGACCACTACCACCGGTTCCGCGAGGACGTCGCCCTGATGGCCGAGCTGGGGCTCACCTCGTACCGGTTCTCCGTCGCGTGGCCCCGGATCACGCCCCAGGTCACCCCCGACGAGCTCGGCCCCGTCAACGCGGAGGGCATCGCCTTCTACTCCGACCTGGTCGACGAGCTGCTCGCACACGGGATCAGCCCGTCGATCACGCTCTACCACTGGGACCTCCCACAGGCGCTCGAGGACGCGGGCGGCTGGACGGAGCGGCGCACCGCAGAGCGGTTCGCGGAGTACGCGGAAGCGGTGGCCGCGGCCCTCGGTGACCGGGTGCCGCTCTTCATCACGCTCAACGAGCCGTGGTGCAGCGCGTACCTCGGCTACGCCAGCGGCGTGCACGCCCCTGGCCGCACCGACGGCGCGGCCGCGCTCGCCGCCGTCCACCACCTCAACCTGGCCCACGGGCTCGCGACGGTGGCGATCCGCCGCGCCGCGCCCGCCGCCCGCGTCGCGCTCACGCTGAACCTCGCCTGGGTGCGGCCCGAGCGCCCGGACGCACCGCTCGACGTCGATGCGGCCCGCCGCGTCGACGGGTTGCAGAACCGCGTGTTCCTCGACCCGGTGCTGCAGGGGCGCTACCCGGCGGACGTCCAGGCCGACACCGCGGGCGTGACCGACTGGTCGTTCGTGCAGGACGGCGACCTCGACGTCATCTCGGCCCGCATCGACGCACTCGGCGTCAACTACTACACGCCCACGTGGGTTCGGCACTGGACGCGGGAGCGCCCCAAGGAGAACGCCGACGGCCACGGCGACGGCGCAGCCACCCCGTGGATCGCGTGCGACGACGTCGAGTTCCCGCTCCAGCACGGCCCGAAGACCGACATGGGGTGGAGCATCGACCCGCGCGGGCTCACCGAGCTGCTCCTCCGGGTGGCAGCGGAGGCCCCGGGCCTCGAGCTGCTGGTCACCGAGAACGGCGCGGCGTTCCCGGACGAGGTCGGGCCCGACGGGCGGATCGCCGACACCGACCGCATCGAGTACCTGCGCGGCCACCTCGCCGCCGTGCACGCCGCGATCGAGGCGGGCGCCCCGGTCACCGGGTACTACGTGTGGTCCCTCCTCGACAACTTCGAGTGGGCATGGGGCTACGCCAAGCGGTTCGGGATCGTCCACGTCGACTACGAGACGCAGGTCCGAACGCCCAAGGACAGCGCCCATTTCTACGCCGAGGTGATTCGACACAACGGGCTACCGGGCTGACCGTCCGGCTCGAAAGTAGGCCGAAACTTCGCGGGCGCGAAACATCGGGCGATCCGGGAACGACTCTCAACGGGACACCCCGGACCGCGACGGCGACCGGGGTAGTCTTGTCGCCGGTTGCCCGGCCGGCACCAGCCATGAGAAACGGAGGTCGGGGTGCGGCTCGGAGACGAGAACGATCTCCCCGACGGGGGCGGCACCGAAAGTCGAGGGTCACTGCCCCAGGACGCCGAGCATCCCCTCGACGTCGCCGCCCTGCGTGCCGACGACGAGTTCATCGAGCAGCTCGCCGCGGGCCTCGTCGCCCCGCGGGACGTACCGACCTCGTCCCGCGGCACCGAGGACGAGCTCGTCGCGATGCTCGCCGCGTGGGTTGCCGAGGTCCGGCCCGAGGCCCTCGCCCCCGCCTCCGATTCCGCGTCCACCACCGGCGTTATCGCCGACACCTCGGTCGACGTTTCCGCACCTGCGGATCCGGGCGATCCCGCTGACGCCACGGCCACCGCCACCGCCACCGTCACCTCGCTGCGCTCCGGCCGGCACCGGAGCACCGTCCCCTACGCCCGGCGGCTCGCGATCGCGGCCGCCCTCGTCGCGCTGGCGACGTCGGGGGTCGCGGCAGGCGCCTCCGACGCGGAGCCCGGCAGCGCCCTGTGGCCCGTGTCCAAGGTCTTCTACGCGGAGCGGGCGCGGTCCGTCGAGGCCGCGGTCGCCGTGAACGACCACCTCGAGCAGGCGCGCGCGGCGCTGCGCGCGGGCCGTCCCGACGAGGCGGCCCGCC includes:
- a CDS encoding DUF397 domain-containing protein, with product MHFAFTENYDALQWRKSRASNPSGNCVELAELAGGDVALRNSRFPAGPVLVGTRAAVADFVRAARRGELDDLAS
- a CDS encoding GH1 family beta-glucosidase — translated: MTATRASTATGAIQFPQGFLWGSATASYQIEGAVAEGGRTPSIWDTFSHTPGRVDRGDTGDVAVDHYHRFREDVALMAELGLTSYRFSVAWPRITPQVTPDELGPVNAEGIAFYSDLVDELLAHGISPSITLYHWDLPQALEDAGGWTERRTAERFAEYAEAVAAALGDRVPLFITLNEPWCSAYLGYASGVHAPGRTDGAAALAAVHHLNLAHGLATVAIRRAAPAARVALTLNLAWVRPERPDAPLDVDAARRVDGLQNRVFLDPVLQGRYPADVQADTAGVTDWSFVQDGDLDVISARIDALGVNYYTPTWVRHWTRERPKENADGHGDGAATPWIACDDVEFPLQHGPKTDMGWSIDPRGLTELLLRVAAEAPGLELLVTENGAAFPDEVGPDGRIADTDRIEYLRGHLAAVHAAIEAGAPVTGYYVWSLLDNFEWAWGYAKRFGIVHVDYETQVRTPKDSAHFYAEVIRHNGLPG
- a CDS encoding pseudouridine synthase, yielding MRRKLKSPLPQRHGLDPVRLRTPADTPDGPRWATMRDHLVERLPRVDPARIDAMLREERIVDRSGPIAPDAPFVPEEFLWFHRDLPDEAPVPFEIGIVHRDDDLVVVDKPHFLATIPRGSHILETALVRLRLELDLPALSPAHRLDRPTAGLLMFVVHRERRGAYQTLFRDRRVRKTYEAVARHDPALTLPRTVESRIVKERGIIRAYEEPGPVNAVTHVELMAHRDGLARYRLTPETGRTHQLRVHMNRLGVPILGDDFYPELTEKPLDDFRRPLQLLASELEFRDPFSGTMRRFTTRLELRAWTSYEQWASQHHASPGTRTEGRT
- a CDS encoding helix-turn-helix domain-containing protein; protein product: MNASETHSRGNLMIVVPDDAESGSIDQAALDRAGGRTPKGPTGPTVLRIGLGGALRRRREAAGVTRERAGEAIRASPAKISRLELGRVGFKERDVADLLTCYGVRDPAERAQFLDLARQANTPGWWHRYADLLPSWFETYLGLEQAASVIRNYELQFVPGLLQTRDYARAVTMLGHTDPVEVERRVELRMQRQALLTGPHPPTLWAVVDEAALRRSLMGREQSRAQLTHLIEMNELPNISLQVAPFSYGGHAAAGGPFAILRFAEPDLPDIVYLEQLTSALYLDKRADVEHYAAVMDRLCAQVEQPDRTEEILTRIRSEI